The Streptomyces fungicidicus nucleotide sequence GGGGGCGAACGGCGCCCGCTCCACGTCGACCCCGCAGGCCCGCCCCCGCGTGACCACACAGGCGATCAGCCCGTCGGTGTGGGACACGTTGAAGCGCAGCCCCCCGTGGTCGCCCTCGAGCTCCGGACGCCCGTACCGGGTACGGACGAAGCGCCAGGTGTCCGGCGGCAGCCCCGTGGCGGCGCTGAGCGCCCTACGGCACAGCAGCCGCCCGCCCAGGAAGCGGCGGCGCGCCCCGGGCGTGCGGAGCCGCCCGTGACGTGCCCGCTCCTCGGCGGACAGCAGCCCCAGCCCGCCCATGCGGCGGGCCAGTTCGGACACCTGGTCCTCGGGCAGCGTCCACAGCTCGGTCATCGGGCGTCAGCGGGCCTCGGCGCGCGGGACGTCCCCGGCGGGCGCGGTACGGTCGGCCAGCGTGATCGGCCAGTGCGACAGCAGCCGGTTCTCGGAGTCCAGCCGGACCAGCAGGACCAGCACCTCCTCGGCCGCGTCGGGGTCCCGGTAGGGCTCGTACGGGGCGAACCGCAGCCGCAGCCGCTCCAGTTGGAGGAGGAGCAGCGCCGGGCTGGGCAGCGGGTCGGCCATCACCCCGTGCGAGTGCACGTAGGTGTGCACACAGGCCGCGGCCGCGTGCACCAGGCAGTACTCCTGCGCCAGGTCGAACAGCTCCGCCGAGTGGGCGTAGCCGCGGCCCAGGTCCGCCTGGAGCAGGCGCTGCCGCTCCCGCAACGGACCGAGCCGGTCCAGCAGTTCCTCCGCGACGCCGGCGGCGAGCAGCAGCCGGTCGCGGTCCTTGTCGGCCGCCTCCTCGGCCAGCGCCCGCAGCCGCTCCAGCGAGTCGGGCGCGGCCAGGACCGCGTCGTCCATGCCCCGGCTGGAGAGCTCCTGCAGCGCCGGCCGGTAGGTGGGCAGCTCCGTGTCCATGCCGTACAGCACGGCCGCGCGCTCCGCCGCCTCCCCGCGGACCCCGGCCTCGGCGGTGAGGGCCTGCTGGAGCAGCGAGGGGAGCTGGTGGCCGATGTTGCGGAGGTTCACCACCGTGTTCCCGTCGGCCATGTTGGTGACGAGGAGGTCCCGCAGCATCTTCTGGTGCATCCCGAAACGGGGGTGCGTGCGCAGGAACACCCGGGCCCCGAGCACCACGTTCAGCCGGGACAGGGTCTCCTCCAGCAGCGTCGGCACCACGTACTTGGCCACCGACGACCACACGCTCACCTGGGCGGGCGAGGCCTGCAGGCTGCGCACCGCGCCCAGGCACACCGCGTCCGCGATCATCAGCTCGGCGAAGGACTCGGCGAGCTGGCGCCCGGTGTAGGGGACGTCGACGACGGGCCGGTCGAACAGCACCCGCCCCTGCGCGAACTCCAGGGCCGTCCGCAGCGAGGTGTCCACCCCGGACAGGGCCAGGCTGAGGATCACCAGACGCGCCGTCTGGCTGGTCTTGAGGGCGATCTCCAGGCCCTGCCCCTCCGCGCCGACGAGGTCGGAGTCGGGGAC carries:
- a CDS encoding acyl-CoA dehydrogenase family protein gives rise to the protein MSQAELADLARRFEQYLGDPHDPASRMPFTAVLDHDEHDTFPYAFVGMLRRWGFLDYGLPAEQGGKAGNPETGFTLMRLVARRDGATAIALGLTQAAFTPVWIAGTDEQKRRQIADIHGGVGLSWGLSEAAHGSDLLNNEVVAERVPGGYRLTGEKWPIGNATYSDRMVVFARTGPRGGAGDYSILVVDKWRAEAETVRETHPVRQHGVRALDLSGLRFDGVFVPDSDLVGAEGQGLEIALKTSQTARLVILSLALSGVDTSLRTALEFAQGRVLFDRPVVDVPYTGRQLAESFAELMIADAVCLGAVRSLQASPAQVSVWSSVAKYVVPTLLEETLSRLNVVLGARVFLRTHPRFGMHQKMLRDLLVTNMADGNTVVNLRNIGHQLPSLLQQALTAEAGVRGEAAERAAVLYGMDTELPTYRPALQELSSRGMDDAVLAAPDSLERLRALAEEAADKDRDRLLLAAGVAEELLDRLGPLRERQRLLQADLGRGYAHSAELFDLAQEYCLVHAAAACVHTYVHSHGVMADPLPSPALLLLQLERLRLRFAPYEPYRDPDAAEEVLVLLVRLDSENRLLSHWPITLADRTAPAGDVPRAEAR